The following are from one region of the Magallana gigas chromosome 4, xbMagGiga1.1, whole genome shotgun sequence genome:
- the LOC136269572 gene encoding uncharacterized protein produces MALSESQIPPDAQHYLVCGTEDCKKNCQFYCNDCHHRMCEQCRDKHQKNRKTMNHELVPYKQRKRQLPMQKCKIHPTKDIDLLCEECQIPLCSKCATTKEHRGHVFTDLEMVFTEKCSSCNAEITKIRSYFEPTSQDLKQEIARDVTEIKKIMEGIRKSVKAESEALKNLVDTVTSDKMEQVDKIEQSLLETLNGQNQEIYDYINYLTDLVRTFYGYLSPSNIEQLTFAFKSENLIIRPIPETSKPVPPIFTAGQYSKENVAKLLGRITVPNIKPENRKLKSMETVPIQLKPTGKQRKQEIEKSDVKQTLSLSSSVTKVREYTVPGVDGVYHISLGKSGRLWVSYGIDNLVQTDLQGNRLQKIQTNGDNEGYHTYTQDGDLIYTDEHNKVINRITPDSTITEFIKTGVWEPISVHCSHINGDILVGMLKKKNPSKVTRYNKTGTEIQNIQRGNKGQPLYSYPHFITENINGDVCVSDYYKSAVVVVDKSGQHRFSYTGQGSRFDPFGICTDVLGHILICGYTVHLLDQDGRFLSLLLTEQQGIKYSRSVCVDDENNLWVGQHDNNTVKVYKYLQ; encoded by the coding sequence ATGGCATTATCCGAGTCCCAAATACCACCTGACGCCCAGCATTACTTGGTTTGTGGTACTGAAGACTGTAAGAAGAACTGccagttttactgcaatgactgtcaccaccgaatgtgtgaacaatgcagAGATAAACATCAGAAAAATAGGAAAACCATGAACCATGAATTGGTCCCTTATAAACAACGCAAACGGCAACTTCCTATGCAGAAATGCAAGATCCACCCCACAAAAGACATAGATCTTCTCTGCGAGGAATGCCAAATTCCTCTATGCTCAAAATGTGCAACCACTAAAGAACATCGCGGTCATGTGTTTACCGACCTAGAAATGGTCTTTAccgaaaaatgttcatcttgTAATGCAGAAATTACTAAAATTCGAAGCTATTTTGAGCCTACTTCTCAAGATTTGAAACAGGAAATTGCAAGAGATgttacagaaataaaaaagatcATGGAAGGTATAAGAAAATCCGTGAAGGCTGAAAGTGAGGCTTTGAAAAACCTGGTAGACACAGTCACATCAGATAAAATGGAACAAGTCGACAAAATAGAACAGTCattattagaaacattaaatggTCAAAACCAAGAAATATATGACTACATCAACTATCTCACTGATTTAGTCAGAACATTTTATGGTTATCTATCTCCCTCAAACATAGAACAATTAACATTTGCCTTcaaatctgaaaatttgatcATAAGACCAATACCAGAGACATCCAAACCAGTCCCACCCATATTTACTGCTGGTCAATACAGCAAGGAAAATGTTGCCAAACTACTGGGTAGGATAACTGTTCCAAACATTAAACCAGagaacagaaaattaaaatccaTGGAGACTGTCCCTATTCAGTTGAAACCTACAGGGAAACAGAGAAAACAAGAAATAGAGAAATCTGACGTGAAACAAACACTGTCTCTGTCTTCCTCTGTCACCAAGGTCAGGGAGTACACAGTACCAGGTGTTGATggtgtatatcatatatcactGGGTAAATCAGGCAGACTCTGGGTCAGTTATGGTATTGATAACCTTGTCCAAACAGATCTACAGGGGAATCGGCTACAGAAGATACAAACCAATGGTGACAATGAAGGCTATCACACATACACTCAGGACGGGGATCTGATCTATACAGACGAACACAACAAAGTCATCAATAGGATAACTCCGGATAGTACAATCACTGAATTCATAAAAACAGGAGTCTGGGAACCAATCAGTGTACACTGCTCCCACATCAACGGGGACATACTGGTGGGgatgttaaagaaaaaaaatccctctAAAGTCACCCGATACAACAAGACAGGGacagaaatacagaacatacagaGAGGCAACAAAGGACAGCCACTGTATAGTTACCCACACTTcatcacagaaaacatcaatggtgatGTCTGTGTATCAGACTATTACAAATCTGCTGTAGTGGTGGTGGATAAATCAGGACAACAcaggttctcctacacaggTCAGGGGTCAAGGTTTGATCCCTTTGGAATATGTACTGATGTACTCGGTCACATCCTGATATGTGGTTACACAGTACATCTTCTGGATCAGGACGGTCGGTTCTTGTCTCTTCTACTCACAGAACAACAAGGGATAAAGTATTCCCGTAGTGTGTGTGTGGATGATGAGAACAATCTCTGGGTGGGACAACATGACAACAACACAGTGAAAGTGTACAAGTATCTACAGTGA